A genomic region of Desulfitobacterium chlororespirans DSM 11544 contains the following coding sequences:
- a CDS encoding FAD-dependent oxidoreductase, which translates to MSADKYDVIIIGGGPAGLAAAYKLAEAGMEVVLIERGDYPGSKNLSGGVLYSRILDQLIPGFWEDAPVERYITNYITTMMTKDDYFNLEYKGKALGNPPYNAFAVLRAKFDRWLAEKAEEAGAMIVTGIKVEKVVKAGNRIIGISTGEEEMLADVVIAADGINSFISREAGLRGDLRPEHLAVGAKALIELPREVIEERFRLNSNEGTAFAILGEATYGVAGGAFFYTNLDSLSLGVVMRLDDLARAGIKPVDALDDLLDHPLVAPLVKGGKMVEYGAHLTGEGGLHMVPSKLYADGMLIVGDAAGFTINSGLVIRGMDLAIGSGMMAADAVLEAKEKNDFSANSLSVYQQKLEDSFIMKDLKLYAKMPEFMESERLFKQYSSMANLLLAKVYTHDLTPKKHLLKSAMDTIKEERISMIGLIKDGIKGVRAL; encoded by the coding sequence ATGTCGGCAGACAAGTATGATGTGATTATCATCGGTGGCGGCCCTGCTGGACTTGCAGCAGCATACAAACTGGCGGAAGCGGGGATGGAAGTTGTTTTAATTGAGCGTGGCGATTATCCTGGCAGTAAAAATTTAAGCGGTGGTGTTCTTTACAGCAGGATTCTTGATCAGCTCATTCCTGGCTTCTGGGAAGATGCCCCCGTGGAGCGCTATATTACCAACTATATTACGACAATGATGACCAAGGACGATTATTTCAATCTGGAGTATAAGGGTAAAGCCCTGGGGAATCCTCCCTATAATGCCTTTGCGGTCCTGCGGGCAAAATTTGACCGCTGGCTGGCCGAGAAGGCGGAAGAAGCCGGAGCGATGATTGTTACAGGCATTAAAGTGGAAAAAGTCGTGAAGGCAGGCAACCGCATCATTGGTATCAGCACAGGGGAGGAAGAGATGCTGGCTGATGTGGTGATTGCCGCTGACGGGATCAATTCTTTTATCTCCCGCGAGGCGGGGCTCCGCGGAGATCTCAGGCCGGAACACCTGGCGGTCGGCGCTAAAGCGCTGATAGAATTGCCCCGGGAAGTTATTGAGGAACGATTCAGATTAAATAGCAATGAAGGAACAGCCTTCGCCATACTCGGGGAAGCCACCTATGGAGTCGCCGGCGGTGCTTTTTTCTATACTAACCTGGACAGCCTTTCCCTTGGCGTTGTCATGCGTCTGGATGATCTGGCTAGAGCTGGAATCAAACCGGTTGATGCTTTGGACGATCTCCTGGATCATCCGCTGGTGGCTCCATTGGTTAAAGGCGGGAAAATGGTTGAGTATGGTGCTCATCTTACGGGTGAAGGCGGATTGCATATGGTTCCGTCCAAACTCTATGCAGATGGAATGCTGATTGTGGGTGATGCTGCTGGATTTACAATCAACAGCGGTTTAGTTATTCGGGGAATGGATCTGGCGATCGGTTCCGGGATGATGGCTGCAGACGCTGTGCTTGAGGCCAAAGAAAAGAATGATTTTAGCGCAAACTCCTTAAGCGTTTATCAGCAAAAATTAGAAGATAGTTTTATTATGAAGGATTTAAAACTTTATGCGAAGATGCCTGAGTTTATGGAAAGTGAGCGTCTGTTCAAACAATATTCTTCAATGGCTAATCTTCTTTTGGCTAAAGTTTATACGCATGACTTAACCCCGAAAAAGCATCTATTGAAATCAGCTATGGATACCATCAAGGAGGAGCGTATCTCCATGATAGGATTGATCAAAGACGGAATTAAAGGGGTGCGTGCACTATGA
- a CDS encoding ferredoxin family protein, translating to MTRMSLVDKLALNKFQVDEGEPHILINYDICKDCHEKYCLLVCPAGLYSEQNGAIIVEWAGCLECGTCLALCKKGALDWKYPRGGFGIIYRQG from the coding sequence ATGACGAGGATGAGTTTGGTTGATAAACTTGCTTTAAACAAGTTTCAGGTTGATGAAGGGGAACCGCATATCCTGATCAATTATGACATTTGCAAAGACTGCCATGAAAAATATTGCCTGCTGGTTTGTCCGGCGGGGCTTTACAGCGAACAAAACGGAGCGATCATCGTAGAGTGGGCAGGTTGTTTGGAATGTGGTACCTGTTTGGCCTTGTGTAAAAAGGGCGCGTTGGATTGGAAATACCCCAGAGGTGGGTTCGGAATCATTTATAGGCAAGGATAA